Proteins encoded in a region of the Methanobrevibacter millerae genome:
- a CDS encoding respiratory chain complex I subunit 1 family protein: protein MNLMADILINVIVAFLAGSLLLGLHRKVMARVQKRPGPPIIQHLLHSLKFFFKETSFPKTVSMPFYIGIVFILAAVWVVGVIVGPVAHDSLLILFGVYAVYKIVEHNSGSSSGSPYGKASCVRAVLSAATELPLFAAIVLVYLKTGSMNIGEIISYQAVNGPLAFSIPLAAIMFFLLLLSKSPYSPFGITKDKALISGFETEHFGFLRGFIMFSESISWYVMLWVFLTIFFGPLNAVGYVIGMIVITFITGFINSTTPILNPNHSVMSQITMGAVCFIGTVIMVLI from the coding sequence ATGAATTTGATGGCAGATATTTTAATTAATGTAATTGTAGCATTCCTTGCAGGTAGTTTGCTTTTAGGACTGCACAGAAAAGTAATGGCACGTGTTCAGAAAAGGCCAGGTCCGCCAATCATACAGCATCTGTTGCATTCTTTAAAATTCTTTTTTAAAGAAACATCTTTTCCAAAAACTGTTTCAATGCCATTTTATATTGGTATAGTATTCATTTTGGCTGCAGTTTGGGTTGTTGGTGTTATTGTAGGTCCGGTTGCTCATGATTCCTTATTGATTTTATTCGGTGTTTATGCAGTATATAAAATTGTGGAACATAATTCAGGGTCTAGTTCTGGTTCACCTTATGGGAAAGCAAGTTGTGTAAGGGCTGTTTTGTCAGCAGCTACTGAACTACCGTTATTTGCAGCAATTGTGCTTGTTTATTTAAAAACAGGGTCAATGAATATAGGAGAAATTATTAGTTATCAGGCGGTTAATGGTCCATTGGCATTTTCAATACCTCTTGCGGCTATAATGTTTTTCTTGTTATTATTATCAAAATCTCCATACTCTCCATTTGGAATAACAAAAGACAAAGCATTAATATCAGGTTTTGAAACAGAACACTTTGGATTTTTAAGAGGATTTATAATGTTTTCAGAATCCATCTCATGGTATGTGATGTTATGGGTTTTCTTAACTATATTCTTCGGACCGTTAAATGCTGTAGGCTATGTTATTGGAATGATTGTAATAACATTCATAACAGGATTTATAAATTCAACGACTCCAATTTTAAATCCGAATCATTCTGTAATGAGTCAGATAACTATGGGAGCAGTATGTTTTATTGGAACAGTTATAATGGTGTTAATTTAA
- a CDS encoding DUF2108 domain-containing protein → MEFVVSIIAIALMIIGALGIILLKKPMDKVIMFSILDAGFLLTVVLFKYLDVALFIALSGPLSTLVFIMAIVKIKEIRSKKVESGEIHD, encoded by the coding sequence ATGGAGTTTGTAGTATCTATAATTGCAATTGCATTAATGATTATTGGTGCTTTAGGTATCATTTTGCTTAAAAAACCTATGGACAAGGTAATAATGTTTTCAATCCTTGATGCAGGTTTTTTATTGACTGTAGTTTTATTCAAATATTTGGATGTAGCTTTATTTATCGCATTGTCTGGTCCTTTATCAACATTAGTATTTATAATGGCTATTGTTAAGATAAAAGAAATCAGGTCTAAAAAAGTAGAAAGTGGTGAGATACATGATTAG
- a CDS encoding EhaE family protein — MISVQLFFYFGIFLAIVGSLATAWGPGVKDPIVRTFNTEVASIGVCLVLLSYNHVLALLTLVATTVVITLILFRAIIRLEEMGADV; from the coding sequence ATGATTAGTGTTCAGTTATTTTTCTATTTTGGAATATTTTTAGCTATTGTTGGTAGTTTAGCTACTGCATGGGGTCCTGGCGTTAAAGACCCTATAGTAAGAACATTCAATACTGAAGTGGCATCCATCGGTGTCTGTCTGGTATTGTTATCATATAATCATGTTTTAGCTTTATTAACATTAGTTGCAACAACAGTTGTCATTACTTTAATATTATTTAGAGCTATCATTCGTTTAGAAGAAATGGGGGCAGATGTATGA
- a CDS encoding energy-converting hydrogenase subunit EhaL family protein produces the protein MLNYLVYLLTFVIGSILGLLYSYKLHGEPYVADSSIDTKTCIMSIVGWTLGINSGTIILGGIGFLLAGFVLNERPGYGRKETAIGLAIAIIVYILLHLTM, from the coding sequence ATGTTAAATTATTTAGTTTATTTACTTACATTTGTTATTGGTTCCATTTTAGGATTATTGTATAGCTATAAGTTGCATGGTGAACCTTATGTCGCTGATAGCAGTATAGATACAAAAACCTGCATAATGTCAATTGTAGGCTGGACATTGGGTATAAATTCAGGAACAATTATCCTTGGAGGAATTGGATTTCTCCTTGCAGGTTTCGTATTGAATGAAAGGCCTGGATATGGAAGAAAGGAAACTGCCATTGGTTTGGCTATAGCTATAATTGTTTATATATTATTACACTTGACAATGTGA
- a CDS encoding NADH-quinone oxidoreductase subunit B family protein: MLDSIKDVVRKSSIHVCIVNCGGCNGCDVECVALLSPRYDLEQYGIYVHNNPREADVLLLTGAVTEQWRENLKRVYDKAPEPKIVVAIGNCPQSGDVFNQEGGHVYAPASDFVPVDAAVSGCPPRPSEILEAILAVGPQAIADRGREKR; the protein is encoded by the coding sequence ATGTTAGATTCAATTAAGGATGTTGTGAGAAAAAGTTCAATTCACGTCTGCATTGTAAATTGTGGAGGATGTAATGGATGTGATGTTGAATGTGTTGCATTATTATCTCCTAGATATGATTTGGAGCAATATGGTATTTATGTTCATAACAATCCTCGTGAGGCTGATGTTCTATTGTTGACTGGTGCTGTTACAGAACAATGGAGAGAAAATTTAAAAAGAGTTTATGATAAAGCTCCTGAACCAAAAATTGTAGTAGCTATTGGAAACTGCCCTCAATCAGGAGATGTATTTAATCAGGAAGGAGGTCATGTTTATGCTCCTGCTTCTGATTTTGTCCCTGTTGATGCTGCAGTTTCAGGATGTCCTCCAAGGCCTAGTGAAATTTTAGAGGCTATTCTGGCTGTTGGTCCTCAAGCTATTGCTGATCGTGGGAGGGAAAAGAGATGA
- a CDS encoding RyR domain-containing protein: MSIKTTNNIKDYVDDFFDNLELYDDYKNNHDYKGILKSSIDVFLNYENDYTAKEVYHNFFMIYQITPERKSKEKYNDNKLVSEPNTLLDLVETMEKYEKNTGMLIERQRDHFIHSVNVFILGLAIYSQNENYREVFKEYIETSKYGKYYKTESGELSHEEFLYRWGIASLFHDIGYPFEIIGKQLNKFINDGVKSISNAYDVNVTIDFEDFDEFNSIVKLSPYSFADDYREDYPESKVLDLFKPTEIMAHKISRDFDFDKEKFKLLLSHLNNFVTYMKKNNFIDHGFYSSILVLNSYGSLIQKYGRNNSYFFYPIVDSATAILLHNYYNKTLQEEPFCEKELSCEKNPIAYLLILCDELQEWNRQPFGLIDLKKSHVNDLIIEIDDEMIKVEYKLNNGSMGLGFSKDKQEFIESVLDMGEDSVFERGISIKTTVNDDVELAVMRGIDFSDIETPDMLIRNIELLAKKINEQYNVSLKEEYERKSKTNDVDENLQNRYDALCEFNELSSDLKLSNIRQAKSIPMKLNMIGCEIVNKSDEREPILEFSDKELTDLAIFEHNEWVKEKENTGWILGDKKDEEMRTTPFLVPWEDLSEDDQKYDKDAIRNIPALLDSIGLKAVNSKIKILTFKMHEEYLKRHNNNIGENIDSAELFDELDDYIKFSNYKQAKFNIKLLNERGYDLVPRTGEDWDDEVKSFSKRDLEHFAKREHKAWFKLKSDLGWKYGPKRDDENKINPNLRPWKKLDKKVQNDNMKTFEVLPRLCADPEVNLKIVKSE; this comes from the coding sequence ATGAGTATCAAAACAACAAATAATATCAAAGATTATGTTGATGATTTTTTTGATAATTTAGAATTATATGATGATTATAAAAATAATCATGATTATAAAGGTATTTTAAAATCAAGTATTGATGTATTTCTTAATTATGAAAATGATTATACTGCTAAAGAGGTTTACCATAATTTTTTCATGATATATCAAATCACTCCTGAAAGGAAATCTAAGGAAAAATATAATGATAATAAACTTGTAAGTGAACCAAATACTCTTTTGGATTTGGTTGAAACTATGGAAAAATATGAAAAAAATACTGGGATGTTAATTGAAAGGCAAAGGGATCATTTTATTCACTCGGTTAATGTTTTTATTTTAGGTTTGGCTATTTATTCTCAAAATGAAAATTATCGGGAAGTATTTAAAGAGTATATTGAAACAAGCAAATATGGAAAATATTATAAAACTGAGAGTGGAGAATTATCTCATGAAGAGTTCTTATATCGTTGGGGTATAGCTTCTTTGTTCCATGATATAGGTTATCCTTTTGAAATTATTGGAAAGCAGTTAAATAAATTCATTAATGATGGTGTTAAATCAATTTCTAATGCTTATGATGTAAATGTTACTATTGATTTTGAAGATTTTGATGAATTCAATTCTATTGTAAAATTATCTCCTTATTCTTTTGCAGATGATTATCGTGAAGATTATCCTGAATCAAAAGTTTTGGATTTATTCAAGCCTACTGAAATAATGGCTCATAAAATTTCTAGAGATTTTGATTTTGATAAGGAAAAGTTTAAACTATTATTGTCTCACTTAAACAATTTTGTTACTTATATGAAAAAGAATAATTTCATTGACCATGGATTTTATTCTTCAATTCTGGTTTTAAACTCTTATGGTAGTTTAATCCAAAAATATGGTAGAAATAATAGTTATTTTTTCTATCCTATTGTGGATAGTGCAACAGCTATTTTATTGCATAACTATTACAATAAAACATTACAGGAGGAACCTTTTTGTGAAAAAGAATTATCCTGTGAAAAAAATCCTATTGCATATCTATTGATTTTATGCGATGAGCTTCAGGAGTGGAACAGGCAACCATTTGGACTTATAGATTTAAAGAAATCTCATGTCAATGATTTGATTATTGAAATTGATGATGAGATGATAAAGGTTGAATATAAATTAAATAATGGTTCGATGGGTCTTGGATTTTCAAAAGATAAACAGGAATTCATTGAAAGTGTTTTGGATATGGGTGAAGACTCAGTATTTGAAAGAGGAATTTCTATCAAAACTACTGTTAATGATGATGTTGAATTGGCAGTTATGAGGGGCATTGACTTTTCCGATATTGAAACTCCTGATATGTTGATTAGAAATATTGAGTTGTTAGCAAAGAAAATTAATGAGCAATATAATGTCTCACTCAAAGAGGAATATGAAAGAAAATCTAAGACAAATGATGTCGATGAAAATTTACAGAACAGGTATGATGCTTTGTGTGAGTTTAATGAGTTGTCTTCTGATTTAAAATTGTCTAACATCAGACAGGCAAAATCAATTCCTATGAAGTTAAATATGATTGGTTGTGAGATTGTTAATAAATCTGATGAACGAGAACCTATTTTAGAATTTTCAGATAAAGAATTAACGGATTTGGCAATTTTTGAACATAATGAATGGGTAAAAGAAAAAGAGAATACTGGTTGGATTTTGGGTGATAAAAAAGATGAAGAAATGCGCACCACTCCATTTTTAGTTCCTTGGGAGGATCTTTCTGAGGATGATCAAAAATATGATAAGGATGCTATAAGAAACATCCCTGCTCTTTTAGATTCCATTGGTTTAAAAGCCGTGAATAGTAAGATTAAAATTCTCACATTTAAAATGCATGAGGAATATCTTAAAAGGCATAACAACAATATTGGCGAAAATATTGATTCAGCAGAATTATTTGATGAATTGGATGATTATATTAAATTTTCAAATTATAAACAAGCTAAATTCAATATAAAACTTTTAAATGAACGAGGTTATGATTTGGTTCCTAGAACTGGTGAAGATTGGGATGATGAAGTTAAAAGTTTCAGTAAACGTGATTTGGAACATTTTGCAAAAAGAGAACACAAAGCATGGTTTAAACTTAAATCCGATTTGGGATGGAAATATGGGCCTAAAAGAGATGATGAAAATAAGATCAATCCTAATTTGCGCCCTTGGAAAAAATTGGATAAGAAAGTTCAAAATGATAACATGAAAACTTTTGAAGTTCTCCCAAGATTATGTGCTGATCCGGAGGTGAATCTTAAAATAGTAAAAAGTGAGTGA
- a CDS encoding NAD-dependent epimerase/dehydratase family protein, with the protein MKDKNVLITGGLGFIGSHIADELINENKVIIIDNKSSGKVNNLENPDHKNLTIIEKDINDVNLNEVLKNVDYVFHLAAMASVPLSIDNPEKCTRDNLIGTIKLLDACKANNVKKIIFSSSSSVYGDNENIPLKENEYPQPKSPYAASKASCELYLKTYHEAYDLSYVSLRYFNVFGPRQDKNSQYAAVIPNFISDLLEGIPPEIYGDGEQTRDFIYVKDVVKANIKSCKCEYNGIVNVASGKKITINKLYNIIKKTLGTDIEAKYLPERQGDIKHSLADVSEMKKINYEVDSENFENQLKETINWFKKELND; encoded by the coding sequence ATGAAAGATAAAAATGTATTAATAACCGGAGGACTAGGATTTATCGGTTCTCATATTGCAGATGAGTTAATCAATGAAAATAAAGTTATTATTATAGACAACAAGTCTTCTGGAAAAGTTAATAATTTAGAAAATCCTGACCACAAAAACCTAACCATTATCGAAAAAGACATTAATGATGTCAACTTAAATGAAGTGTTGAAAAATGTTGACTATGTCTTTCACCTTGCGGCTATGGCAAGCGTTCCCTTAAGTATTGATAATCCTGAAAAATGTACAAGAGACAACTTAATTGGAACAATAAAACTATTGGATGCATGCAAAGCCAATAATGTTAAAAAAATCATATTTTCCTCATCTTCATCAGTATATGGGGACAATGAAAACATACCACTAAAAGAAAACGAATATCCTCAACCAAAATCACCATATGCAGCATCAAAGGCAAGCTGCGAGCTATATCTGAAAACATATCACGAAGCCTACGACCTAAGTTATGTTAGCTTAAGATATTTCAATGTATTCGGACCAAGACAAGACAAGAATTCACAATATGCAGCAGTAATACCCAATTTCATAAGTGACCTGCTTGAAGGTATCCCGCCGGAAATCTACGGTGACGGTGAGCAAACAAGAGATTTCATCTATGTAAAAGATGTTGTAAAGGCCAACATCAAATCATGCAAATGCGAATATAATGGAATAGTCAATGTGGCTTCAGGCAAAAAAATTACGATAAATAAACTGTACAACATTATCAAAAAAACATTAGGAACAGATATTGAAGCCAAATACCTGCCTGAACGTCAAGGCGATATTAAACACTCACTTGCTGATGTAAGCGAAATGAAAAAAATAAACTATGAAGTTGATAGTGAAAACTTTGAAAATCAACTAAAAGAAACAATAAATTGGTTTAAAAAAGAGTTAAATGATTAA
- a CDS encoding EhaF family protein, giving the protein MRIGKIWNKLADPKNVPRLFAFCLGIILVVGFVVPMALNPDQLYTRPAPQVQVDEGLAIAPYDRGGEVLSEPGNIKPQYPDNSKELGMITGYMSPLAEWISSISPYFGTSIYSSPGGLIDEVLYYTRGFDTILESSILMMAFIIASWLAINYTMNRRDIEKDLKKAANDSANVAREVKINDEKARSKQLRRDN; this is encoded by the coding sequence ATGAGAATAGGTAAGATTTGGAATAAATTAGCTGATCCGAAAAATGTTCCTCGTTTGTTCGCATTCTGTTTAGGAATCATTTTGGTTGTTGGTTTTGTTGTTCCTATGGCTTTAAATCCTGACCAGTTATACACAAGACCTGCACCTCAAGTTCAGGTTGATGAAGGTCTTGCAATAGCGCCTTATGACAGAGGTGGAGAAGTATTGAGTGAACCTGGAAATATAAAGCCACAATATCCTGACAATTCCAAAGAATTGGGTATGATTACAGGTTATATGTCTCCTCTGGCTGAGTGGATTTCTTCAATATCTCCATATTTCGGTACTTCAATTTATTCATCTCCTGGTGGACTTATTGATGAAGTATTGTATTATACCAGAGGTTTTGATACCATTTTGGAATCTTCCATATTGATGATGGCATTTATCATTGCTTCATGGTTGGCTATTAACTATACGATGAACAGAAGAGACATTGAAAAAGACCTTAAAAAGGCAGCTAACGATTCAGCTAACGTTGCTCGTGAAGTAAAGATTAATGATGAAAAAGCCAGGTCTAAACAGTTAAGGAGGGATAACTGA
- a CDS encoding EhaG family protein, whose protein sequence is MVFIPSYVPAEFLSMYLPAIYAGLIVGFIGSMAIAMRREEIHILILTDLIGLAMIFVVSAVGTDLAEALILPGLVVELAETLAISEILLSREMHKIDADPRRNLTKATSLFPQPFALDMEIMTTAPNFIALVLIAYGIFLTGFTGGAVAGGGIVLYALSKKARGLPVLILDGIAGVSGIAWCLWIIGFVLFFVAPNMWVLSLFLAACGLLLKVASKVGLIGLLMREDIDKE, encoded by the coding sequence ATGGTATTCATACCGTCCTATGTTCCGGCTGAATTCTTATCAATGTATTTGCCGGCTATTTATGCAGGTTTAATCGTTGGTTTCATCGGGTCAATGGCAATAGCAATGAGAAGAGAAGAAATTCATATTCTTATCTTAACTGACTTGATAGGCCTTGCAATGATTTTTGTCGTATCTGCAGTTGGTACTGACTTGGCAGAAGCATTGATTTTGCCTGGTTTGGTTGTTGAACTGGCTGAAACTTTAGCAATTTCTGAAATATTGCTTTCAAGAGAAATGCATAAGATTGATGCAGATCCGCGCAGGAACTTGACAAAGGCGACTTCACTGTTTCCTCAGCCATTTGCGTTGGACATGGAAATCATGACTACTGCTCCTAATTTCATAGCATTGGTATTAATTGCTTATGGAATATTCTTGACCGGATTTACTGGTGGGGCAGTTGCCGGTGGAGGAATAGTATTATATGCATTATCTAAAAAGGCAAGAGGACTTCCTGTTTTAATACTGGATGGAATTGCTGGTGTTTCAGGTATTGCATGGTGTTTATGGATTATCGGATTTGTATTATTCTTTGTTGCTCCAAACATGTGGGTACTTAGTTTATTCTTGGCAGCTTGTGGATTATTATTAAAAGTAGCTTCAAAAGTTGGTTTAATTGGACTACTTATGAGAGAGGACATTGATAAGGAGTAG
- a CDS encoding DUF1959 family protein yields the protein MDDEAKLELMKDRIVKTYVCQKDIIKPLSKDFDCTPEELEHIFFEKLDMSQLLAFHATFETSQYECLINKLHADLRLCWFIGTLELVSKDDADELKVKLAQKIMDGQDYSDVLKEGQKELFELIKNSK from the coding sequence ATGGATGATGAAGCAAAATTAGAATTAATGAAAGATCGTATAGTTAAAACCTATGTTTGTCAAAAGGATATTATAAAACCTTTATCCAAGGATTTTGATTGTACACCCGAAGAATTGGAGCATATCTTTTTTGAGAAATTGGACATGTCCCAATTATTAGCATTTCATGCTACCTTTGAAACTTCACAATATGAATGTTTAATTAATAAGTTACATGCTGATTTAAGGCTTTGTTGGTTTATAGGCACTCTTGAACTGGTTTCTAAAGATGATGCAGATGAACTTAAAGTAAAATTGGCACAAAAAATAATGGATGGTCAAGATTATTCTGATGTTTTAAAAGAAGGTCAAAAAGAATTATTCGAATTGATAAAAAATTCTAAATAA
- a CDS encoding DUF2109 domain-containing protein codes for MYVEIIGVILIFVSLRALITKNRAERLLYLNVIGFGVSALIALVINTPFALIVAAAFFICSTISANAIAYTLKKLDEEIILD; via the coding sequence ATGTATGTGGAAATTATTGGTGTAATTTTAATATTTGTTTCTTTAAGAGCATTGATAACAAAAAATAGGGCAGAAAGATTATTATATCTGAATGTCATCGGATTTGGTGTATCCGCACTAATTGCTCTTGTAATCAACACACCATTTGCTCTTATAGTTGCAGCAGCATTCTTTATTTGTTCTACAATCAGTGCAAATGCAATTGCATACACCTTAAAAAAATTGGATGAGGAAATCATTTTGGATTGA
- a CDS encoding nickel-dependent hydrogenase large subunit, which produces MILPIGPIHPALKEPIRLKLQTEGEKVVKAEIEYGYVHRGIEKIIEGQTWQRGIYLSERVCGICSYEHTQTFAETIENICGVQAPPRAQFLRVITNELDRIQSHFLGNSTFFKSMDHETLFMHVLELREYAMDSIELLTGNRVNMGWNVVGGVRMDADERHFKPILENLEKIEEGFERSREIYAEGPALGLRSKGVGVMTKKEAIKGRAVGPIGRGSGIKHDYREDHYTYKDYFDFKTIWRKEGDNYARTLNRFDEIPESISLIRQAIDNIPKGDVRVPVELKSGYAQWRNEAPRGEVTYTIETNGNLIKHISIRTPSIANMDSCAKYMIRDVPSVSDAVSTYASCDPCVACAERVAVTNEYGETYLTDIGGVR; this is translated from the coding sequence ATGATATTGCCTATTGGTCCTATTCACCCTGCTTTAAAAGAACCTATAAGACTCAAACTTCAAACTGAAGGAGAGAAAGTAGTTAAGGCAGAAATTGAATATGGTTATGTGCATAGAGGTATTGAAAAGATTATTGAAGGTCAAACTTGGCAGAGAGGTATTTATTTATCTGAAAGGGTTTGTGGAATCTGTTCATATGAACATACTCAGACTTTTGCAGAAACAATAGAGAATATTTGCGGTGTTCAAGCTCCGCCTAGAGCACAATTTTTAAGAGTAATCACTAATGAATTGGATAGAATTCAAAGTCATTTCCTTGGAAACTCAACCTTTTTCAAATCCATGGATCATGAAACTCTATTTATGCATGTGTTGGAATTAAGGGAATATGCGATGGATTCCATAGAATTGTTAACTGGAAACAGGGTAAATATGGGTTGGAATGTTGTTGGTGGAGTTAGAATGGATGCAGATGAACGTCATTTCAAACCTATTTTGGAGAATCTTGAAAAAATTGAAGAAGGCTTTGAAAGGTCAAGAGAAATCTATGCTGAAGGTCCAGCTTTAGGTCTTCGTTCCAAAGGTGTTGGGGTGATGACCAAAAAAGAAGCTATAAAAGGAAGAGCAGTCGGACCCATAGGCAGGGGTTCCGGAATTAAACATGATTATCGTGAAGACCACTATACTTATAAGGATTATTTTGATTTCAAAACCATTTGGAGAAAAGAGGGAGACAATTATGCAAGGACATTGAACAGGTTTGATGAAATTCCTGAATCCATTAGTTTAATCAGACAAGCTATTGATAATATTCCTAAAGGAGATGTCCGTGTTCCTGTTGAACTTAAATCAGGTTATGCCCAATGGAGAAATGAGGCTCCTCGTGGTGAAGTAACATATACTATTGAAACTAATGGTAATCTGATAAAACATATTTCAATTAGAACTCCAAGTATTGCTAATATGGATTCATGTGCGAAATACATGATTAGAGATGTGCCTTCTGTTTCTGATGCTGTTTCTACTTATGCTTCATGTGATCCTTGTGTTGCATGTGCAGAAAGAGTTGCAGTTACAAATGAATATGGAGAAACTTATTTAACTGATATTGGTGGGGTAAGGTAA
- the ehaA gene encoding energy-converting NiFe hydrogenase A subunit EhaA: MLNLVHFTVNALAAANVYGLANITIGYSDIILAYIVAIVVSIIVALLLRVPLLPSDRYSFDVSAIYPTPIFAIGILSLFLVLNYTFAFNGLLLAAIIGVCSGLFVKYLFYYIFPSPSQDGDMNE, translated from the coding sequence ATGTTGAATTTAGTTCATTTTACTGTAAACGCATTGGCGGCCGCTAACGTTTATGGTCTTGCTAATATAACAATCGGGTATTCTGATATAATCTTAGCTTATATTGTAGCTATTGTTGTATCCATCATTGTTGCATTGCTTTTAAGAGTTCCGTTATTGCCATCGGATAGGTATTCCTTTGATGTTAGTGCAATTTATCCAACTCCAATTTTTGCAATAGGCATATTGTCATTGTTTTTGGTTTTGAATTACACTTTTGCATTTAACGGACTTTTACTTGCTGCAATAATTGGTGTTTGTTCTGGTTTGTTCGTAAAATATTTATTTTATTATATATTCCCGTCTCCATCACAGGATGGTGATATGAATGAATGA
- a CDS encoding 4Fe-4S binding protein yields MSSLMWYIYDFARKAWADAFTNAQSLPELAEKPQRFRDFPKVNKEYCIGCGACTVSCPSPNAIKIVREKDDETGEGLTYPEIFPGACIRCGFCAEVCPTDPKTLECGENHLIMPEFNIIPSKRQYIVDDYLCIKCKKCMKKCPVNAISLVNDKLQVDQLNCIACGECVDVCPVNGAMKGVFVENLQDQKDLILLTVNYLEDYINSKECDLRALEKDRLLQYDVPLDEIWDEALKIIPDDEVSFEIISNAVNRLKIRIIDWDKSKCEKCQLCIPECPTGCISFDEENDTIVRDKDRCLRCSICYQTCPFSVIKYFIAKFSLEDDRIIHTTVKASNLNEEILME; encoded by the coding sequence ATGTCTTCTTTAATGTGGTATATTTATGATTTTGCAAGAAAAGCATGGGCAGATGCTTTTACCAATGCTCAAAGTTTACCTGAACTTGCTGAAAAGCCTCAGAGGTTTAGGGATTTTCCAAAAGTAAATAAGGAATACTGTATTGGTTGTGGGGCTTGTACGGTTTCATGCCCTTCACCAAATGCAATTAAGATTGTTCGTGAAAAAGATGATGAAACCGGTGAAGGTTTGACTTATCCTGAAATTTTCCCTGGCGCTTGTATCCGCTGCGGTTTTTGTGCTGAAGTATGTCCTACAGATCCGAAGACATTGGAATGTGGTGAAAACCATTTAATAATGCCTGAATTCAATATCATTCCATCCAAAAGACAATACATCGTTGATGATTACTTATGCATCAAATGTAAAAAATGTATGAAAAAATGTCCTGTAAATGCAATATCTCTTGTAAACGATAAATTGCAGGTTGACCAGCTTAATTGTATTGCCTGTGGGGAATGTGTTGATGTCTGCCCGGTTAACGGTGCAATGAAAGGAGTATTTGTTGAAAACCTACAAGACCAAAAAGACCTGATTCTTTTAACCGTTAATTATCTTGAAGATTATATTAACTCTAAAGAATGTGATTTAAGGGCACTTGAAAAAGACCGTCTGCTTCAGTATGACGTTCCTTTGGATGAAATTTGGGATGAGGCTCTTAAGATTATTCCTGATGATGAAGTAAGTTTTGAAATTATTTCCAATGCAGTCAATAGACTTAAAATCAGAATTATCGATTGGGATAAAAGTAAATGTGAAAAATGTCAGTTGTGTATTCCTGAATGTCCGACAGGATGTATTTCTTTTGATGAAGAGAATGATACAATTGTCAGAGATAAAGATAGATGTTTAAGATGCAGTATATGTTACCAAACATGTCCTTTCTCAGTAATTAAATATTTCATTGCTAAATTTTCACTGGAAGATGATAGGATTATCCACACTACTGTGAAGGCATCTAATTTAAATGAGGAGATTTTAATGGAGTGA